From a single Lolium rigidum isolate FL_2022 chromosome 7, APGP_CSIRO_Lrig_0.1, whole genome shotgun sequence genomic region:
- the LOC124679316 gene encoding probable serine incorporator, with amino-acid sequence MACQFIPRRIRLLKKLFCWSTAATALGATRGEMAKIQCPELCKDSGVYEARKRQSLRARYVYGLIFFATNLLAWFIRDYGAKVFHGLHHSSVCGAGDSKCFQSGGVLRVSLGEMKLMNCVCSVCSFPYIKRQIFFWLMFATTFGTRKLQGVRNSWHSGCWLLKFLVYAVSIIAPFVIPNIFIQLYGEIARMGAGIFLILQLISMLHLISWCNKRWMPDPGSNQCGLFGLFLSTVSFIASFAGVAVLYILYVPNSSCVFNIFTIIWTAILVKIMMAVSLHSKVNEGLLSSGIMGSYIVFLCWSALHSEPRTGKCYTEMKIGKDGNWPTIISFIIAICSIVMATFSTGVDSRSFQFRNDEMQSEEDAPYSYEVFHIVFAVGAMYFAMLFISWELKHPITKKWSIDVGWASTWVKIMNEWLAACIYDDVVRV; translated from the exons ATGGCTTGTCAATTCATTCCGCGCAGAATTCGGCTACTGAAGAAACTTTTCTGTTGGTCGACAGCAGCGACGGCATTGGGGGCTACCAGAGGGGAGATGGCCAAGATACAGTGCCCGGAATTGTGCAAAGACAGCGGCGTCTACGAGGCGAGGAAGAGGCAGTCGCTGAGGGCGCGGTACGTCTACGGGCTCATCTTCTTCGCCACCAACCTGCTGGCCTGGTTCATCAGGGACTACGGGGCCAAGGTCTTCCACGGCCTGCACC ATAGTTCGGTTTGTGGAGCAGGGGACTCGAAATGCTTCCAGTCTGGAGGGGTGCTTCGGGTGAGCTTGGG TGAAATGAAACTGATGAATTGTGTGTGTTCTGTTTGTTCATTTCCTTATATCAAACGACAGATATTTTTCTGGTTGATGTTCGCCACCACATTCGGAACTCGCAAGCTCCAGGGAGTTCGTAATTCGTGGCACTCTGGATGCTGGCTTCTCAAGTTTCTTGTGTATGCCGTGTCGATCATCGCCCCATTTGTCATCCCTAACATATTCATCCAACTTTACG GTGAAATTGCTCGAATGGGTGCCGG GATATTTCTCATTCTCCAGCTTATAAGCATGCTCCACCTGATATCGTGGTGCAATAAACGTTGGATGCCAGATCCTGGATCAAATCAATG TGGCCTGTTCGGATTGTTCTTGTCAACTGTCTCCTTCATTGCCTCATTTGCGGGAGTCGCTGTGCTATATATTTTGTATGTTCCAAACTCGTCATGTGTGTTCAACATCTTCACTATTATATGGACAGCAATTCTAGTGAAGATAATGATGGCGGTGTCACTACATTCCAAG GTTAACGAGGGTCTTCTATCTTCTGGTATCATGGGCTCTTATATTGTGTTCCTCTGTTGGTCTGCACTACACAG CGAACCGCGAACAGGGAAGTGCTACACTGAGATGAAAATTGGCAAGGATGGTAATTGGCCTACTATAATT agcttcattatTGCAATTTGCTCCATTGTGATGGCCACATTTTCTACTGGAGTCGATAGCAGATCCTTTCAA TTTCGAAACGACGAGATGCAATCGGAAGAAGATGCCCCTTACAGCTACGAGGTTTTCCACATTGTGTTTGCAGTGGGAGCTATGTATTTCGCAATGTTATTCATAAGCTGGGAGCTTAAACATCCAATAACAAAAAA GTGGAGCATAGATGTTGGATGGGCTAGCACATGGGTAAAGATCATGAATGAATGGTTGGCAGCTTGCATATATG ATGACGTGGTCCGAGTATGA